A part of Salvelinus alpinus chromosome 5, SLU_Salpinus.1, whole genome shotgun sequence genomic DNA contains:
- the LOC139576209 gene encoding cytochrome b-c1 complex subunit Rieske, mitochondrial-like: MMSLAARSGAFSPYLQATNYAVAGPLKALIPGVVVKGEKVLVDAKKPFLTRESLNGQSPKTGPAVSVSINAKAAVRFAHTDIKVPDFSDYRRPELLDPKKSSQESSESRKTFSYLVTGATAVVGVYTAKTVATQFISSMSASADVLAMSKIEVKLGEIPEGKNMTFKWRGKPLFIRHRSEKEIATEEAVNMAELRDPQHDKDRVANPKWIIVIGVCTHLGCVPIANAGDYGGYYCPCHGSHYDASGRIRKGPAPLNLEVPYYEFPDEDTVIVG; the protein is encoded by the exons ATGATGTCCCTTGCCGCTCGTTCGGGGGCATTTTCCCCATACTTGCAGGCTACGAACTATGCAGTTGCTGGACCCCTCAAAGCCCTTATTCCAGGGGTGGTTGTAAAAGGAGAGAAAGTGTTGGTAGACGCGAAGAAACCTTTCCTTACCCGCGAGTCCCTGAACGGTCAGAGTCCAAAGACTGGGCCTGCAGTATCAGTTAGCATAAATG CAAAAGCTGCAGTCCGATTCGCTCACACTGACATCAAGGTGCCAGATTTCTCTGATTACCGTCGGCCTGAGTTGCTTGACCCCAAGAAATCTTCTCAGGAGAGCAGTGAGTCCAGGAAAACCTTCTCGTACCTTGTCACCGGGGCCACAGCCGTGGTTGGTGTCTACACAGCCAAGACCGTGGCCACACAGTTTATCTCTTCCATGAGTGCCTCAGCTGATGTCCTGGCCATGTCTAAGATCGAGGTCAAGCTGGGAGAGATCCCAGAGGGCAAGAATATGACCTTCAAGTGGAGGGGCAAGCCTCTGTTCATCCGCCACCGGTCTGAGAAAGAGATTGCCACCGAGGAAGCTGTGAATATGGCTGAGCTACGTGACCCCCAGCACGACAAGGACCGCGTCGCCAACCCAAAATGGATCATTGTCATTGGCGTGTGCACCCACCTGGGCTGTGTACCCATCGCCAATGCTGGTGACTATGGCGGATACTACTGTCCCTGCCATGGCTCTCACTACGATGCCTCTGGCCGCATCAGGAAAGGCCCAGCCCCACTCAACCTTGAGGTGCCCTACTATGAGTTCCCAGATGAGGACACAGTAATTGTAGGCTAA